A DNA window from Paenibacillus sp. HWE-109 contains the following coding sequences:
- the yqfD gene encoding sporulation protein YqfD: MKQSMFITRLRGYVRIQIRGSECERLINPMMEKGFSIWDIQATPEGKLECNILIKDFFRLKPLLKRTGCRMHVLERYGLPFFMERLGRRKFFFGGMAAFIIGIYVLTSFVWQISVEGNDRITDAQILEAASKQGIHMFQWKLKLKKTEVLSRDIQSLLPGTAWVGVEIRGTHVTIKVVEATIPDPRKLMNPRNLVASKNALVTEIISDKGKPLVKPNTYVRKGDVLISGTIGDEQNNQVVVAEGKVKGVVWYTSRIEAPLTKTYKVYTGETANRNYLVWGTRALQLSGYGKMRFEHFETIPERKSVAWRSWALPIGWLHEKVMEVNLVEEPIEAANARKSGLEQARAKLLAASGADARLVGEKILHEKTENGKIYIDVHFEVEENIAEEQPIVIRGE; this comes from the coding sequence ATGAAACAATCCATGTTCATAACCCGTTTGCGAGGGTATGTGCGCATTCAAATACGAGGCAGCGAGTGTGAGAGGCTCATTAATCCCATGATGGAGAAGGGCTTCTCCATATGGGATATTCAAGCGACACCGGAAGGGAAGCTGGAGTGCAATATACTTATAAAAGATTTCTTTCGGCTTAAGCCGCTGCTGAAACGGACAGGCTGCAGGATGCATGTACTGGAACGGTACGGGCTTCCTTTTTTTATGGAGAGACTGGGGCGGAGAAAGTTTTTTTTCGGAGGCATGGCTGCTTTTATCATTGGCATCTATGTGTTGACATCCTTTGTATGGCAAATTAGCGTGGAAGGGAATGACCGCATTACGGATGCGCAAATTCTTGAAGCTGCCTCCAAGCAAGGCATTCATATGTTCCAGTGGAAGCTGAAATTGAAAAAAACAGAGGTGCTGTCACGTGATATTCAAAGTTTGCTGCCGGGCACAGCTTGGGTGGGCGTGGAAATTCGCGGTACTCATGTTACAATAAAAGTAGTGGAGGCGACGATTCCCGATCCCCGCAAATTGATGAACCCAAGAAACTTGGTCGCATCCAAAAATGCTTTGGTAACGGAGATTATTTCGGATAAAGGAAAACCGCTGGTAAAGCCGAATACGTATGTTAGAAAAGGGGACGTGCTGATCTCGGGCACAATTGGCGACGAGCAGAACAATCAAGTTGTTGTCGCGGAGGGAAAAGTAAAAGGAGTGGTCTGGTATACCTCCCGAATTGAAGCGCCTCTTACGAAAACATATAAAGTCTACACAGGAGAGACTGCGAACCGCAATTACCTCGTATGGGGTACGCGAGCCCTGCAGCTAAGCGGTTACGGAAAGATGAGGTTTGAGCACTTCGAAACGATTCCGGAAAGGAAGTCGGTCGCTTGGCGATCTTGGGCCTTGCCGATAGGCTGGTTGCATGAGAAGGTTATGGAAGTGAATCTCGTAGAAGAGCCGATTGAGGCAGCCAATGCCAGAAAGTCAGGCTTGGAGCAGGCTAGAGCCAAATTACTCGCGGCTTCAGGCGCGGATGCTAGGCTCGTAGGTGAAAAAATTTTGCATGAAAAAACAGAGAATGGTAAAATTTATATAGACGTTCATTTTGAAGTCGAAGAAAATATCGCCGAAGAACAACCAATTGTGATACGAGGAGAATGA
- the yqfC gene encoding sporulation protein YqfC, translated as MRRLTRKWNQFTAKILDLPQDVVQDLPRITMIGNVQLYVENHRGVLHFSSENLKLELTKGTLEVLGKNLIIRAILSEEVFIEGWIDNVKYVP; from the coding sequence ATGCGTCGCTTGACCCGCAAATGGAACCAGTTCACGGCCAAAATCCTCGATCTTCCCCAGGATGTGGTACAGGACTTGCCGCGAATTACGATGATCGGCAACGTACAGCTTTATGTTGAGAATCACCGGGGCGTGCTTCATTTTTCAAGTGAGAATCTGAAGCTTGAACTAACGAAGGGGACGTTAGAAGTTTTAGGGAAAAACTTGATTATTCGAGCTATTCTCTCTGAGGAAGTTTTTATTGAAGGTTGGATCGACAATGTGAAGTATGTGCCATAG
- the floA gene encoding flotillin-like protein FloA (flotillin-like protein involved in membrane lipid rafts): MNIEPGLYLVLMAAIIIIVLSILLSVVPVMLWISALASGVRISIITLIAMRLRRVTPSRIVNPMIKATKAGIDLSVNQLESHFLAGGNVDRVVNALIAAHRAKIHLEFERAAAIDLAGRDVLLAVQMSVNPRVIETPNVSAVAKNGIEVKVIARVTVRANIDRLVGGAGEETIIARVGEGIVTTVGSSDSHKDVLENPDLISRTVLGKGLDAGTAFEILSIDIADVDVGKNIGAHLQTEQAEADKRIAQAKAEERRAMAVAAEQEMKAKVVEMRAKVVESESQVPLAMAEALRSGNLGVMDYMNLKNIDADTQMRSSLGKINDGKGDKE, encoded by the coding sequence ATGAATATTGAACCAGGCTTATACTTGGTGTTAATGGCAGCAATTATTATTATTGTATTATCAATTTTGTTAAGTGTTGTACCTGTTATGTTGTGGATTTCAGCGCTCGCATCCGGGGTTCGTATCAGCATTATTACGTTAATTGCGATGAGACTTCGCCGGGTCACGCCGAGCCGTATTGTGAATCCGATGATCAAAGCAACGAAAGCCGGTATTGATTTAAGTGTGAACCAACTAGAGAGTCACTTTCTGGCGGGTGGTAATGTAGACCGTGTTGTCAATGCCTTGATTGCGGCACATCGTGCCAAAATTCATCTGGAATTTGAACGTGCGGCAGCCATCGATCTTGCAGGGCGTGACGTCTTGCTGGCGGTTCAAATGAGTGTAAATCCACGTGTCATCGAAACGCCTAACGTTTCGGCTGTTGCGAAGAACGGTATTGAAGTCAAAGTTATCGCCAGGGTTACTGTGCGTGCCAATATCGATCGTTTGGTCGGGGGCGCAGGTGAAGAAACGATTATTGCCCGTGTTGGCGAGGGGATCGTCACAACCGTCGGTTCGAGCGACTCGCATAAGGATGTGCTCGAAAATCCTGATTTAATCTCTCGTACTGTGCTGGGCAAAGGCTTGGATGCCGGTACTGCCTTCGAGATTTTATCCATTGATATCGCTGACGTAGATGTGGGCAAGAATATTGGCGCCCATTTGCAAACGGAACAAGCGGAAGCCGATAAGCGGATTGCGCAGGCGAAAGCGGAGGAAAGACGGGCAATGGCGGTTGCCGCCGAGCAAGAAATGAAAGCGAAGGTTGTCGAGATGCGTGCGAAGGTTGTTGAGTCAGAGTCGCAAGTACCGCTTGCCATGGCGGAAGCGCTTCGCAGCGGCAACTTGGGCGTGATGGATTATATGAATCTCAAAAACATTGATGCAGATACCCAAATGCGTTCTTCGCTAGGCAAAATCAATGATGGCAAAGGCGATAAAGAATAA
- a CDS encoding NfeD family protein, giving the protein MMFAENLSAFLTHPVTATVLLVVGIIGIALELLFFSSGLLALAGVAGFGLYFLGFYLAGFAGFGDLAVFGIGLILLILELVVPSFGILSVLGAICLFGGVLMASSNPKEAALMLGIALLIAIVVIVYAIKTFKHRGVWNRFILKEQLTTDKGFTSSPDRMYLTGLTGEAVTPLRPAGTAIIQGERIDVVTNGSFISAGREVIVVEVEGARVVVKEKDSKLS; this is encoded by the coding sequence ATGATGTTTGCTGAAAACTTATCCGCCTTTCTGACTCATCCAGTTACTGCAACCGTTTTATTAGTGGTTGGTATAATTGGGATTGCTTTAGAACTTTTATTCTTTAGCAGTGGATTGCTCGCTTTAGCTGGGGTAGCAGGCTTTGGTCTCTATTTTCTTGGGTTTTATTTGGCAGGTTTTGCTGGTTTTGGCGACTTGGCTGTGTTTGGCATCGGATTAATTCTACTTATTTTGGAATTAGTTGTTCCCAGCTTTGGAATTCTAAGCGTACTGGGGGCCATATGCCTCTTTGGCGGCGTGCTGATGGCTTCGTCCAATCCCAAAGAAGCGGCGTTAATGCTGGGAATCGCCTTGTTGATTGCTATCGTTGTGATTGTGTATGCAATCAAAACCTTCAAACACCGCGGCGTTTGGAATCGTTTTATTTTGAAAGAGCAGCTAACGACAGACAAAGGATTTACTTCGAGCCCGGATCGCATGTATTTAACTGGTTTAACGGGTGAAGCTGTAACCCCCCTTCGACCGGCAGGTACGGCTATCATTCAGGGGGAGCGGATCGATGTCGTGACCAATGGTAGTTTTATTTCGGCTGGCAGGGAAGTTATTGTTGTAGAAGTTGAGGGTGCTCGTGTAGTTGTCAAGGAGAAGGATTCAAAACTTAGTTAG
- a CDS encoding GatB/YqeY domain-containing protein produces the protein MSLSDRLNEDMKQAMKSQDKFKLSVIRMVRSTIKNQEIDLKRALDDNEVLDVLTREIKQRKDSLQEFTKAGRDDLAESLKAELVILAEYMPQQLSEEEVKAIVQQTIEQIGASSKADMGKVMTALMPQVKGRADGKLINQLVQQLLG, from the coding sequence ATGAGCTTAAGCGATCGATTGAACGAAGATATGAAGCAAGCGATGAAGAGTCAGGACAAGTTCAAACTCTCGGTTATTCGAATGGTGAGATCCACTATTAAGAATCAAGAGATTGATCTGAAAAGAGCCTTAGATGACAATGAAGTGCTTGACGTTCTAACTCGTGAAATCAAACAGCGTAAGGATTCCCTCCAAGAATTTACGAAGGCCGGCAGAGATGATTTGGCCGAGAGCCTGAAGGCAGAACTTGTTATTCTAGCTGAGTACATGCCGCAACAGCTTTCTGAGGAAGAAGTGAAAGCCATTGTACAGCAGACCATCGAACAAATTGGTGCTTCTTCCAAAGCGGATATGGGCAAAGTGATGACGGCATTGATGCCTCAGGTTAAGGGACGTGCTGATGGTAAGCTTATCAATCAGTTAGTCCAACAATTATTGGGATAA
- the rpsU gene encoding 30S ribosomal protein S21 yields MSETRVRKNETIDAALRRFKRSIAKDGILAEVKKRKHYDKPSVKRKLKSEAARKRKF; encoded by the coding sequence TTGTCAGAAACTCGAGTTCGTAAGAACGAAACTATAGATGCTGCACTTCGTCGCTTTAAGCGTTCCATCGCTAAGGATGGCATTCTAGCAGAAGTTAAGAAACGTAAACACTATGACAAGCCAAGCGTTAAGCGTAAGCTTAAATCAGAGGCTGCTCGTAAGAGAAAGTTCTAG
- a CDS encoding histidine triad nucleotide-binding protein → MSDCIFCKIVAGDLPSKKVYEDDQILAFHDIQPASPIHVLIIPKKHIASLAEAGSEDWALIGQMQNAAAQIARELGVTESGYRVITNIGANAGQIVHHLHYHLMAGARLSPLGVHN, encoded by the coding sequence ATGAGTGATTGTATTTTTTGTAAAATCGTTGCAGGGGATCTTCCTTCCAAGAAGGTTTACGAGGATGATCAGATTCTAGCTTTCCATGATATTCAGCCCGCATCACCGATCCATGTCCTCATTATCCCCAAGAAGCATATCGCTTCTCTAGCAGAAGCGGGTTCTGAAGACTGGGCATTGATTGGGCAGATGCAAAACGCTGCTGCGCAAATTGCTAGAGAACTAGGCGTTACAGAATCCGGTTATCGTGTCATTACTAATATCGGAGCGAATGCTGGACAGATTGTTCATCATCTTCACTATCATTTGATGGCTGGGGCAAGGTTGTCTCCATTAGGGGTTCATAATTAA
- the rsgA gene encoding ribosome small subunit-dependent GTPase A codes for MIKTDLGWNTFFEKSFEPYHSEGYQAGRVSLEHKHMYRVLTESGEVLAEVSGKMRHLAIHREDYPAVGDWVVVSIRAEEQRATVHAVLPRQSKFSRKVAGQVTEEQIVATNVNTVFLVTALNQDFNVRRIERYLVLAWESGANPVIVLSKADLCEDPEALAAEVAVIAVGVPIHIISSAANRGLDQLAPYISRGQTVALLGSSGVGKSTLVNHMYGEAILETGDIRFGDDKGKHTTTHRELITLPGGGILIDTPGMRELQLWDASEGLSTSFQDVEDIAETCFFQDCKHANEPKCAVKNALDEGTLGLERFQSYLKLQKELAYLARKEDKGLQAAEKAKWKKLHQSMNSQNNRL; via the coding sequence TTGATAAAAACCGATTTAGGCTGGAATACTTTTTTCGAAAAATCATTTGAACCCTATCATAGTGAAGGATATCAAGCAGGACGGGTGTCCTTGGAACATAAACATATGTATCGCGTGTTGACAGAATCGGGTGAAGTATTAGCGGAAGTTTCCGGTAAAATGCGACACCTTGCGATTCATCGTGAAGACTATCCGGCGGTAGGTGATTGGGTTGTGGTTTCCATCAGAGCCGAAGAACAGCGAGCAACGGTTCATGCTGTACTGCCGCGCCAAAGTAAGTTTTCCCGAAAAGTGGCTGGACAAGTCACTGAAGAGCAAATCGTCGCTACCAATGTAAATACGGTGTTTCTGGTTACGGCACTGAATCAGGACTTTAATGTGCGTAGAATTGAACGTTACTTGGTGCTTGCTTGGGAAAGCGGCGCCAATCCTGTGATTGTGCTCAGTAAGGCGGATTTATGCGAGGATCCGGAAGCCCTGGCTGCGGAAGTCGCGGTTATTGCTGTAGGTGTTCCCATTCATATAATCAGCTCCGCTGCGAATCGTGGGCTTGACCAATTGGCTCCTTATATCTCGCGGGGTCAGACAGTGGCATTACTTGGCTCCTCTGGGGTTGGGAAGTCGACCTTGGTAAACCATATGTATGGGGAAGCTATTTTGGAGACTGGCGATATCCGGTTCGGAGACGACAAAGGGAAACATACCACGACCCATCGAGAATTAATCACGCTGCCCGGCGGTGGCATTTTGATAGATACGCCAGGGATGAGGGAACTTCAGCTCTGGGATGCCTCTGAGGGGCTGAGTACCTCGTTTCAAGATGTCGAGGACATCGCTGAAACGTGCTTTTTTCAAGATTGCAAGCATGCAAATGAACCCAAATGTGCGGTGAAAAACGCGCTGGACGAAGGGACGCTTGGGCTTGAGCGCTTTCAAAGTTATTTGAAATTGCAGAAGGAACTTGCCTATTTGGCGCGCAAAGAAGATAAAGGTCTGCAAGCAGCGGAAAAGGCCAAGTGGAAGAAGTTGCACCAGTCAATGAATAGTCAGAACAATCGCTTGTAA
- a CDS encoding FAD-dependent oxidoreductase: protein MRATTRKKRDVMMEVALTMFMDKGYENVSVDDIIAATRTSKGTFYHYFKSKDAIISAIYSKQIELIQNWVKQPPSKVQSLEGHINRLFLDLASNIQSSPRLIRSLQAISLQNETVQMAEQHQLNVLSDSLLHWLPDPLKIDLLVCMYIGTLRTWCNQEHADLLAMMTNNLAWIWVGLRSEAPNAPLQVEPAPKEEHKMKIAIIGGGLAGLTAAAYLSENPNIEGILFERSPQLGGRAFTYEKAGFTLNYGAHAIYGIDRHTLTNMERELGLSFSSKQVDKRKVFYAKHNQLTPAPLDAINLLKTDLLSTAQKVRFVGEIAAIIANIHNLKNYATLADYLADSNADEDVKELWEHLVCSNFFITPEDARNVSGAVISEYYHNLFLSSKPVNYVLGSWAVITNQLKQKITSTGKWNIALQEGVESLRYADRKFILQTKNQETAFDKVIFAMPVQQVVKLLKGTAWEPFLAPYEANTATEVMVYDVGLSRVVARPFSYISDMDNKLFISDVSATDHTLVPEGGQLLQGIAYLSDKFDSDEQRKAYLEEKNTQMEALFDKHYPGWRDVTAVKRVSKKAMVSSVKNIATNNLLPIRVENVPFYFCGDGCTGKGELAERAFSSARSAALAIVQEVQQSLLSV, encoded by the coding sequence ATGAGAGCCACTACCCGCAAAAAGCGAGATGTCATGATGGAAGTCGCTTTAACGATGTTCATGGACAAAGGATATGAAAATGTATCCGTAGACGACATAATTGCCGCTACCCGGACGTCGAAGGGAACTTTTTACCATTATTTCAAAAGTAAAGATGCCATCATTTCCGCCATCTACAGCAAGCAAATCGAGTTAATTCAGAATTGGGTGAAACAGCCGCCCTCAAAGGTTCAGTCGCTTGAAGGACATATCAATCGTTTGTTTTTAGACTTAGCGTCTAACATTCAATCATCACCAAGGCTGATTCGCAGCCTGCAAGCTATTTCTTTACAAAATGAAACCGTACAAATGGCTGAACAACACCAATTAAACGTCCTCTCGGACAGTTTGCTGCACTGGCTGCCTGATCCGCTTAAAATCGATCTGCTCGTATGCATGTATATAGGCACGCTTCGAACTTGGTGCAACCAAGAGCATGCCGATCTGCTCGCCATGATGACCAATAATTTAGCTTGGATATGGGTAGGCCTTAGATCCGAAGCACCCAATGCCCCACTTCAAGTAGAACCAGCCCCCAAGGAGGAGCACAAAATGAAAATAGCGATTATCGGCGGAGGTCTAGCTGGACTGACCGCAGCAGCTTATCTATCGGAGAACCCTAATATTGAAGGTATCTTATTCGAGCGCAGCCCGCAGCTTGGAGGCCGTGCATTTACGTATGAGAAGGCAGGCTTCACTCTGAATTACGGCGCGCATGCCATCTATGGCATAGACCGACATACCTTAACCAATATGGAACGCGAACTCGGTCTCTCCTTTTCTTCCAAGCAAGTGGATAAACGCAAAGTATTTTACGCCAAACATAATCAATTGACACCCGCTCCGCTTGATGCGATCAACCTGCTCAAAACCGATCTGCTCAGCACAGCGCAAAAAGTAAGGTTCGTGGGTGAAATCGCGGCGATCATCGCAAATATTCATAATTTAAAAAATTATGCGACTTTAGCGGATTACTTGGCCGATTCCAATGCAGATGAAGACGTGAAAGAACTGTGGGAACACCTCGTCTGCTCCAACTTCTTCATTACGCCTGAGGATGCCAGAAACGTCTCCGGAGCTGTCATCAGCGAGTATTATCATAACCTGTTCCTCTCCTCCAAACCGGTAAATTACGTGCTTGGCAGCTGGGCTGTCATCACCAATCAATTAAAACAAAAAATCACATCTACAGGAAAATGGAATATTGCCCTTCAAGAAGGCGTTGAGAGTCTGCGCTATGCTGATCGCAAATTTATTTTGCAGACCAAGAATCAGGAAACGGCCTTCGACAAAGTAATTTTCGCTATGCCGGTGCAGCAGGTGGTCAAATTATTAAAAGGTACGGCGTGGGAGCCCTTCCTTGCTCCTTATGAAGCCAATACCGCAACCGAAGTTATGGTTTATGACGTCGGCTTAAGCCGCGTTGTCGCCAGACCATTCAGCTACATCAGTGATATGGACAATAAATTATTCATCAGCGATGTATCGGCTACGGACCACACTTTGGTACCGGAAGGCGGTCAATTGCTGCAAGGGATTGCCTACTTAAGCGATAAATTCGACAGCGATGAGCAGCGCAAAGCTTATTTGGAAGAAAAGAATACGCAAATGGAAGCCTTGTTCGATAAGCATTACCCAGGCTGGCGCGATGTGACAGCGGTTAAACGGGTTTCGAAGAAAGCGATGGTTTCCAGTGTGAAAAACATTGCTACGAACAACCTTTTGCCGATCCGCGTGGAAAATGTGCCTTTCTATTTCTGCGGCGACGGCTGCACGGGCAAAGGCGAGCTTGCGGAACGCGCCTTCTCCAGCGCACGCAGCGCGGCGCTCGCGATTGTGCAAGAGGTTCAGCAATCGTTGCTGAGCGTTTAA